TATTATTTCCTCTCCATGCTGTCCACCACTGACCTCGGGCTGTCCATATCCACTCTGGCCACCATGTTGGGGATATTCTGGTTCAATGCCAGAGAGATCAGCTTCAATGCCTGCTTGTCCCAGATGTTCTTCATTCAACTCTTCACTGTCATGGAATCCTCAGTGCTGTTGGCCATGGCTTTTGATCGTTATGTGGCCATCTCTAATCCCCTTAGATATGCTTCTGTCTTAACTGATGTTAAAATAGTAGTGATTGGAGTAGCAATCATTATTCGGGGAACCCTGATCCAGACTCCTCTGGCAGTGCTCCTGAAAAGATTGTCCTACTGCAGCAGCCATGTGCTCCACCACTCTTACTGCTTCCACCCCGATGTCATGAAGCTCTCATGCACAGACACCAGGATCAACAGTGCAGTTGGACTCACTGCCCTGATCTCCACTGCTGGAGTGGACTCTGTCTTCATCATCCTTTCCTATGTCTTGATCATTAGAACTGTCCTCAGCATTGCTTccccagaagagaggaagaaagcctTCAGCACGTGCATCTCTCATATTGGGGCTGTGGCTGTGTTCTATATTCCACTGATCAGTCTGTCCTTTGTCCACAGATTTGGAAAACGAGCTCCCCCATATGTCCATACTCTGATTGCCAATGCCTACCTGCTGATCCCTCCTGTCATGAACCCCATCATCTACAGTGTGAAGACCAAGCAGATACGCAAGGCTGTGCTGAAAGTTCTCCATTCCAGTATGGCAAAGAGCTAAATGGTCATTTTACTGTTTCCTATTCTGTCATTTTGTGAATAAAGGAAATGCTGTTAAAGGAGGCTATATTTACTTTGATGCTTGTGTTGCAAGTGTCTAAAAGATAACTTCAGATATAAATAAGAAGACAGTGAGTTAAGAGATAGTAATATGAGCCACAGATTTTTAGAGGTATTACTGTTTCCTCAAATTTTTTCATGATATTAGGAACATTTTCAGATTGtaatatcaaatatttttagTAACTTAGATAAACAATCATTTAGCTTTGTTTTGCAATGTAGAATGTTTCTATTTAAGTGGAAGAAGAGACATATCTGTTAAGTGGCTTATATATCTCCTTTATGGAAAGAAATGCATCTCTCCTCTTCAAAGTTTATTGCTACACTATTTATAATAGTGAAATTATAGAATAACCTATATGTTTAACAACAgggtggataaagaaaatgtgctgtaTATACACAACGGACTCCCTTCTAATCATGAAGAACAAAGTTACAgattgcagaaaaatggatgcaactgcAGTTTTCAATATTAAACATATTCACCCAgtctcagaaggaaaaaatattgtGTTTCTCTCAGTTGTGGTTTCTAGATTTTAtagagatgtatatatatatatatatatatatatatatatatatatatatatataattgtgtatatatacatcaCAAGACAACTAAGC
The nucleotide sequence above comes from Peromyscus maniculatus bairdii isolate BWxNUB_F1_BW_parent chromosome 1, HU_Pman_BW_mat_3.1, whole genome shotgun sequence. Encoded proteins:
- the LOC102908401 gene encoding olfactory receptor OR51C1-like produces the protein MSPFQNTTTSSIIFLLTGVPGLEAFHSWISIPFCFLYATALSGNSLILFAIITQPSLHEPMYYFLSMLSTTDLGLSISTLATMLGIFWFNAREISFNACLSQMFFIQLFTVMESSVLLAMAFDRYVAISNPLRYASVLTDVKIVVIGVAIIIRGTLIQTPLAVLLKRLSYCSSHVLHHSYCFHPDVMKLSCTDTRINSAVGLTALISTAGVDSVFIILSYVLIIRTVLSIASPEERKKAFSTCISHIGAVAVFYIPLISLSFVHRFGKRAPPYVHTLIANAYLLIPPVMNPIIYSVKTKQIRKAVLKVLHSSMAKS